One Brassica napus cultivar Da-Ae chromosome A1, Da-Ae, whole genome shotgun sequence genomic region harbors:
- the LOC106434591 gene encoding uncharacterized protein LOC106434591 yields the protein MEQPPDRTKRPWRFTTFVYTSSILFLLLSILILSFTTTDLYKSQTLRLIFTTNRISTYLQSLSSNSKSDTLKTPSHCVLWMAPFLSSGGYSSEAWSYILSLHHNLKPPKFRITIEHHGDLQSIEFWNGLATETKELAIEMHRTECRPNETIVVCHSEPGAWYPPLFETLPCPPYGYYGDFAAVIGRTMFETDRVNDEHVERCNGMDRVWVPTEFHVESFVQSGVDSSKVVKIVQPVDVEVFDPLKYEPLDLVEIGDLVLGGSGTRSLGFVFLSVFKWEKRKGWDVLLKAYLREFSGEDNVALFLLTNAYHSDRDFGNKIVDFVKELSLEEGKDGFPFVYVIDKHIAQVDLPRLYKAADAFVLPTRGEGWGRPIVEAMAMSLPVIATNWSGPTEYLTEENGYPLVVEEMSEVKEGPFEGHQWAEPSVDKLRVLMRRVMSEPDEAKVKGKRGREDMVKKFAPEVVAKVVADQIERIFDEKIRR from the coding sequence ATGGAGCAACCACCAGATCGAACGAAGCGACCATGGAGATTCACCACGTTCGTCTACACTTCTTCGATCTTATTCCTTCTCCTTTCTATACTCATACTCTCCTTCACCACGACCGATCTCTACAAATCCCAAACTCTTAGACTCATCTTCACCACGAATCGCATCTCCACCTATCTTCAATCTCTCTCCTCCAATTCCAAATCCGATACTCTTAAAACTCCGTCTCATTGCGTGTTATGGATGGCTCCTTTCCTCTCGAGCGGCGGCTACAGCTCAGAAGCATGGTCCTACATCCTATCACTCCACCACAATCTCAAACCCCCTAAGTTCCGAATCACAATCGAGCACCACGGCGATCTCCAATCAATCGAGTTCTGGAACGGTTTAGCCACAGAGACGAAAGAGCTCGCCATCGAAATGCACAGAACAGAGTGTAGACCCAACGAGACGATCGTCGTTTGCCACAGCGAGCCTGGCGCGTGGTATCCGCCATTGTTCGAGACTCTTCCTTGTCCTCCTTACGGTTACTACGGAGACTTTGCGGCTGTGATTGGTAGAACAATGTTTGAGACTGATAGAGTCAATGACGAGCACGTGGAGCGGTGTAACGGAATGGATCGTGTTTGGGTTCCTACTGAGTTTCATGTAGAGTCGTTTGTGCAAAGTGGTGTTGATTCGTCTAAGGTTGTTAAGATTGTGCAGCCTGTTGATGTTGAGGTGTTTGATCCTTTAAAGTATGAGCCTTTGGATTTGGTGGAGATTGGGGATTTGGTTTTAGGTGGCTCTGGAACGAGGAGTTTAGGgtttgtgttcttgagtgtgTTTAAGTGGGAGAAGAGGAAAGGTTGGGATGTGTTGTTAAAAGCTTACTTGAGAGAGTTCTCTGGTGAAGACAATGTTGCTCTGTTTCTGTTGACAAACGCTTATCATTCAGATAGAGATTTTGGGAACAAGATTGTTGATTTTGTGAAAGAGTTGAGTCTTGAAGAGGGGAAAGATGGTTTCCCTTTTGTTTATGTGATTGATAAACACATAGCTCAGGTTGATTTGCCTCGGTTGTACAAAGCGGCTGATGCGTTTGTGTTGCCTACGAGAGGGGAAGGATGGGGACGGCCGATAGTGGAAGCTATGGCGATGTCTTTGCCTGTGATTGCTACGAACTGGTCTGGGCCCACGGAGTATCTGACTGAAGAGAATGGTTATCCGTTGGTGGTTGAGGAGATGAGTGAAGTGAAGGAAGGTCCTTTTGAAGGGCATCAATGGGCAGAGCCTTCTGTTGATAAGCTTAGGGTGCTGATGAGGCGTGTGATGAGTGAACCTGATGAAGCGAAGGTTAAAGGGAAGCGTGGAAGAGAGGATATGGTCAAGAAGTTTGCTCCTGAGGTGGTGGCTAAGGTTGTTGCGGATCAAATCGAGAGAATCTTTGATGAGAAAATAAGAAGATGA
- the LOC106434569 gene encoding probable aspartic proteinase GIP1: MNLSYNRNRKLLRSYPFTYLKSELTFNTQIAPLINDDVMLRYMSPSSAYVAPKLPVRARIACRGYFEGMMNMLPAGTLGILGLGNSSTSFVSSLVSSYKIPFKVSLCLPSKPGNNPGSVYIGGSPKRKDLTGLLVSTPLISNRETKEHGEDYNYFIDVKSIEVNGKRLSFDHDLLKNKRGHWGRTKIKNVIPYTLLEAYIYKALVRAFSEKTKKRKAVYPFTDCFSYKSFGEKSLLGKETPVISLVLGEGAKWDIYGPNSLVKVNKNVVCLAFQEADEFESLFPIEIGGYQMEDNLVEFDLEASKFSFTSSLLRHNTSCSPQ, translated from the coding sequence ATGAATCTAAGTTATAATAGGAATAGGAAACTTCTTCGTAGTTATCCCTTTACTTACCTCAAATCCGAGTTAACCTTTAACACCCAGATCGCTCCACTTATTAACGACGATGTCATGCTAAGGTACATGTCTCCATCATCAGCTTACGTTGCACCCAAACTTCCAGTGAGGGCGCGTATAGCTTGTAGAGGTTACTTCGAGGGCATGATGAATATGCTTCCGGCTGGTACTCTGGGCATTCTCGGTCTCGGTAATAGCTCCACATCTTTCGTTAGTAGCCTCGTCTCTTCTTACAAGATTCCCTTTAAAGTCTCTCTTTGTTTGCCTTCCAAACCTGGAAACAACCCCGGGTCCGTTTACATCGGCGGCAGCCCGAAACGTAAAGACCTAACGGGGTTATTGGTTTCCACTCCTCTTATCTCGAACCGGGAAACAAAAGAGCACGGGGAGGACTACAACTATTTCATAGATGTCAAATCTATCGAAGTCAACGGTAAGAGGCTCTCTTTCGACCATGATTTGTTGAAAAACAAGAGGGGTCATTGGGGACGCACGAAGATCAAGAACGTGATTCCTTACACTCTCTTGGAGGCGTACATTTACAAAGCTCTTGTCAGAGCCTTCTCGGAGAAAACCAAGAAGCGAAAAGCTGTGTATCCTTTCACTGACTGCTTTAGCTATAAAAGTTTTGGAGAAAAGTCTCTGTTGGGCAAGGAAACTCCGGTGATTAGTTTGGTGTTGGGAGAAGGAGCAAAGTGGGATATATACGGACCAAACTCGCTTGTAAaggtaaacaaaaatgttgtgTGTCTAGCGTTTCAGGAAGCTGACGAGTTTGAGTCACTGTTTCCAATCGAGATCGGAGGGTATCAAATGGAAGATAATCTAGTTGAGTTTGATCTTGAGGCTTCAAAGTTTTCTTTCACTTCTTCTCTTTTGCGTCACAACACATCATGTAGTCCACAATAA
- the LOC106434568 gene encoding nuclear pore complex protein NUP1 isoform X2 gives MGSEKTEAGCRNWWIRLRGLLRIALIGSSRLCFGNASSQVRRLYSLRSRSSFQKEEAKVGHRENTSALSMKNDVIRVHEANGLGNPSKDGFTDLEKVLKDKTFTRSEVDRLTTLIRSKAADSSIVYGDHRNEASVARYPPPHGRDMVHPDSGFMNTLVSTPLGSSRALDECIASPAQLAKAYMCSRPSEVTPMLGPRGQTGREDSVYLNRTPFPSKSRTMSLVPKLSGPRPLENGFLTPRSLGRSAVYSMARTPYSRHQSTVKNGSLFQASPTTWEESLASGSRKGFQSGLKRRSSVLDTDIGSAGAVRRIRQKSNLSFRSLALPVSESPLSVRASGGQNMTQTSKDVGDIPGSNFNLVPSTSRELASKILQQVNKMVSPKKKSPSRLSPSMLRGPALKSLQNPEAPKFLDNLPEKKANLPGSSHQKQEKIRETGARGFSGLKEKTGDAAGDTSKAGSSKDHETCVNGAYLPLTSSVEEHPPKKRAFRMVADEDFDGHGEPSTPFQEAEKQNTLKVEKDVDISMRRGKKPLISSEVMASTSYIPNGDASQSTCNGSLETGRSQFSALPIEAVQQSNMPSEPTSKFIQGTEKSSISPAKLASEVEDISWEEHTKAAAVFPSTSSSPAATDLLNQNTGQSADIKLEKPSSFAFGKPTELEKTVSNSASRIESTTSAESTLNGSMFSGGANAISELSSTNSFASSSGTSSTSPFGTNWQGPNSSPAFGSSFTTSSSQTFSFGGSSAATGSSTSTPIFLSSTAPAIPQQSVFGNPAPSTTPSQSPFGNSTPGFFPPPNTNGFKNNQHMIMENSMAEDTEQANKSSMIQQPVFGQQPVSMPQLNFSFGGASATPPPSMPNPFQFGVQPVASTQQNSSLFQASPGLDFQGGRSFSLGSTGGGDKSGRRIFKAKKTNRKR, from the exons ATGGGATCGGAGAAGACAGAGGCTGGTTGTCGAAATTGGTGGATCCGGCTCAGAGGGTTATTACGTATAGCGCTCATAGGCTCTTCGCGTCTGTGTTTCGGAAACGCCTCGTCTCAGGTGAGACGCCTTTACAGTCTCCGGAGCAGAAGCAGTTTCCAGAAAGAG GAGGCTAAGGTTGGACACAGGGAGAATACTTCTGCT TTGTCCATGAAAAATGATGTGATTCGGGTACACGAAGCCAATGGATTAGGCAATCCAAGCAAGGATGGATTTACAGATCTTGAGAAAGTTTTGAAGGACAAAACTTTTACAAG ATCTGAAGTTGACCGATTAACTACCCTGATACGTTCGAAAGCTGCTGATTCATCCATTGTATACGGGGATCACAGAAATGAAGCGAGTGTTGCGAGATATCCACCACCACATGGGAGGGATATGGTGCATCCAGATAGTGGATTTATGAACACCCTTGTTTCAACACCTCTTGGAAGTTCGAGG GCTCTCGATGAGTGCATTGCTTCGCCGGCGCAGCTTGCAAAAGCTTACATGTGTAGCAGACCTTCAGAAGTTACTCCTATGCTGGGGCCACGTGGTCAAACGGGTAGGGAAGATTCTGTTTACCTGAACAGAACCCCATTTCCGTCAAAGTCACGTACAATGTCACTGGTACCAAAGCTTTCTGGACCAAGACCTCTGGAAAATGGTTTCCTCACCCCTAGATCTCTGGGAAGATCTGCTGTTTATAGCATGGCCAGAACACCATACTCTAGGCATCAGTCCACTGTTAAG aatGGTTCTCTTTTCCAGGCATCTCCAACCACATGGGAAGAAAGCTTAGCTTCTGGTTCTAGAAAAGGATTTCAATCG GGTCTCAAACGGAGGAGCTCAGTGTTGGATACTGATATAGGATCTGCTGGCGCTGTTAGGAGGATTCGCCAGAAATCCAACCTTTCATTTAGAAGCTTGGCTCTGCCTGTCTCGGAAAGCCCACTTTCCGTTCGTGCCAGTGGTGGACAAAACATGACGCAAACATCGAAAGATGTAGGGGATATTCCTGGTTCAAATTTTAACCTTGTCCCTTCCACGTCGAGGGAGCTGGCTTCAAAAATATTGCAGCAAGTTAATAAAATGGTTTCACCGAAGAAGAAATCACCAAGTAGGTTATCACCATCTATGCTACGAGGCCCCGCTCTCAAGAGTCTTCAGAATCCGGAGGCGCCAAAGTTCTTGGATAATCTTCCTGAGAAGAAGGCAAATTTGCCAGGTTCTAGTCATCAAAAGCAGGAAAAAATTAGAGAGACTGGTGCCAGAGGGTTTTCGGGTCTGAAAGAGAAGACTGGTGATGCTGCTGGGGACACAAGCAAAGCAGGTTCCAGTAAAGATCACGAGACTTGTGTTAATGGTGCTTATTTGCCTCTCACAAGTTCTGTGGAAGAGCATCCTCCAAAAAAACGAGCATTTCGGATGGTAGCGGATGAG GATTTTGATGGTCATGGGGAGCCATCTACTCCATTTCAAGAGGCAGAAAAACAGAATACCTTGAAAGTGGAGAAAGATGTTGATATCAGCATGCGTAGagggaagaaaccacttatttCGTCTGAGGTCATGGcctctacttcatatattcctaATGGTGACGCCTCTCAGAGTACTTGTAATGGATCTCTGGAAACTGGAAGAAGCCAATTTTCTGCTTTACCCATTGAAGCTGTTCAGCAAAGTAATATGCCCTCTGAGCCAACTTCTAAGTTCATCCAAGGGACTGAGAAGTCGAGTATTTCTCCCGCCAAGCTAGCCTCAGAAGTGGAAGATATCTCTTGGGAAGAGCATACAAAAGCTGCTGCTGTGTTTCCCAGCACCTCCTCGTCACCGGCGGCTACTGACTTACTAAATCAAAACACGGGTCAATCTGCAGATATCAAGTTAGAAAAGCCGAGCAG CTTTGCTTTTGGAAAGCCAACTGAATTAGAGAAAACTGTTAGCAACAGTGCTTCGAGAATCGAGTCAACTACCTCAGCTGAATCAACCCTCAATGGTAGTATGTTCTCAGGCGGAGCAAACGCTATCAGTGAACTGAGTTCGACAAACTCCTTTGCAAGCTCTAGTGGTACATCAAGCACTTCCCCATTTGGTACAAACTGGCAAGGTCCCAACTCTTCTCCAGCCTTTGGTTCCTCATTCACCACTTCCTCATCTCAAACCTTTTCATTTGGAGGATCTTCTGCTGCTACCGGTTCAAGCACTTCTACTCCCATCTTTCTCAGCTCAACCGCTCCTGCCATTCCTCAACAGTCAGTGTTTGGTAACCCTGCTCCCTCAACGACTCCGTCACAGTCTCCGTTTGGAAACTCAACACCCGGGTTTTTCCCACCACCAAATACAAATGGTTTCAAAAATAACCAACACATGATCATGGAAAACAGTATGGCAGAAGACACAGAGCAAGCTAATAAATCATCCATGATACAACAGCCAGTGTTTGGACAACAACCTGTGTCAATGCCTCAGCTAAACTTTTCCTTTGGCGGAGCGTCAGCAACGCCGCCTCCATCAATGCCTAACCCGTTTCAGTTTGGAGTCCAACCTGTTGCAAGCACACAACAGAACTCATCACTTTTCCAGGCATCCCCCGGTCTAGACTTCCAAGGAGGTCGGAGCTTCTCACTGGGAAGCACTGGTGGCGGTGACAAGTCAGGCCGCAGAATCTTCAAAGCGAAGAAAACCAACAGGAAGAGATAA
- the LOC106434576 gene encoding inactive protein RESTRICTED TEV MOVEMENT 2, protein MLRRQRPGGGRHPPPLTPTVSNFKPRAQWNNSGSSIILYVNLPGFYRDQVEIKKDDKTRAIYIQGQRPLSTHTKARFNEVYRVPESCDMTKLNTSFSHGLLTIEFPAVVEGEKTEKAGNDQGKTVESLDNEENRGAGLSGSSLGRKKPSDKEKQVGTSQEKAVTMANKEEPITSKSVVEGKRAVPAAKVKKEEKVKEGEASSSQIGQQKALHKVKEEEARSTPIIGGSLEAKVFAKEEIERKKVGDIGQKKTVQEVKEEGSTRRPTIDGSLEPKVHAKAEKVVERKGDGEIGQKLNGEGKIGLGEKKEQKHDKMVGYKVSEGGIQERVEEKKVEDAGLVKETRDLKGKPEVMEPRRVDSDVKEDLTKGGEDREKMLEKSSESEKDTLLVEEQRKASMDTPATEGRIQEEKGSHKYDTSLVNVGVASLVIMGFGAYVFVPLVKMFY, encoded by the exons ATGTTGAGGAGGCAAAGGCCTGGCGGTGGCCGTCACCCGCCACCATTGACTCCAACGGTGAGCAACTTCAAGCCAAGAGCTCAATGGAACAACTCCGGATCATCCATAATCCTCTATGTCAATCTTCCTG GGTTTTATAGAGACCAAGTAGAAATCAAGAAGGATGATAAGACGCGAGCTATCTACATTCAAGGCCAGCGACCACTCTCTACTCATACTAAGGCTCGTTTCAATGAAGTTTACCGTGTTCCCGAGTCGTGCGATATGACGAAACTGAACACTTCCTTCTCACATGGACTATTGACGATCGAGTTCCCGGCGGTTGTGGAAGGTGAGAAAACGGAAAAGGCAGG gaATGATCAGGGGAAGACTGTAGAGAGTCTTGATAATGAGGAGAATAGAGGGGCTGGTCTCAGTGGGAGTAGCTTGGGACGGAAGAAACCTTCGGATAAGGAGAAACAAGTGGGaacaagtcaagagaaagcTGTAACAATGGCGAATAAAGAAGAACCCATTACGTCTAAATCAGTGGTTGAGGGTAAGAGAGCAGTGCCAGCGGCTAAAGTGAAGAAggaagagaaagtgaaagaaggAGAAGCCAGCTCTTCTCAAATAGGCCAACAAAAGGCTTTACATAAGGTAAAGGAGGAAGAGGCTAGAAGTACACCGATCATTGGTGGTAGCTTGGAAGCCAAGGTATTTGCAAAAGAagagattgagaggaagaaagttGGTGATATTGGTCAGAAAAAGACTGTACAAGAGGTGAAGGAGGAAGGAAGTACTAGAAGGCCAACCATTGATGGTAGCTTGGAACCTAAGGTACATGCTAAAGCAGAAAAGGTAGTTGAGAGAAAGGGAGATGGTGAAATAGGTCAGAAGCTGAATGGGGAAGGAAAGATTGGCTTGGGAGAGAAGAAAGAGCAGAAACATGATAAGATGGTTGGATACAAGGTTAGTGAAGGAGGGATTCAAGAGAGAGTGGAAGAAAAGAAGGTAGAAGACGCTGGTCTAGTCAAAGAAACAAGAGATCTGAAAGGTAAACCTGAAGTCATGGAACCAAGAAGGGTAGATTCAGATGTGAAGGAAGACTTAACCAAAGGAGGTGAAGACAGAGAAAAGATGCTTGAAAAGAGTTCAGAATCAGAAAAGGATACATTACTAGTTGAAGAACAGAGGAAGGCCAGCATGGATACTCCTGCAACAGAAGGAAGAATACAAGAGGAAAAAGGGAGTCATAAATATGACACATCTTTGGTCAATGTTGGAGTAGCTTCTCTTGTCATTATGGGGTTTGGTGCATACGTCTTCGTACCACTTGTAAAAATGTTCTACTGA
- the LOC106434568 gene encoding nuclear pore complex protein NUP1 isoform X1: MFTRKDDYTLTNLRRFYAPLLLFWSRYAPPSRYRAPQIKKKIKNPNPQIFRFFLSRKKFVENPRLNLTFSFPLMASAARGESSNHPYYGGGLGAGGKFRKPPARRSQKTPYDRPSTSVKNPRNGIGEDRGWLSKLVDPAQRVITYSAHRLFASVFRKRLVSGETPLQSPEQKQFPERDVMQEAKVGHRENTSALSMKNDVIRVHEANGLGNPSKDGFTDLEKVLKDKTFTRSEVDRLTTLIRSKAADSSIVYGDHRNEASVARYPPPHGRDMVHPDSGFMNTLVSTPLGSSRALDECIASPAQLAKAYMCSRPSEVTPMLGPRGQTGREDSVYLNRTPFPSKSRTMSLVPKLSGPRPLENGFLTPRSLGRSAVYSMARTPYSRHQSTVKNGSLFQASPTTWEESLASGSRKGFQSGLKRRSSVLDTDIGSAGAVRRIRQKSNLSFRSLALPVSESPLSVRASGGQNMTQTSKDVGDIPGSNFNLVPSTSRELASKILQQVNKMVSPKKKSPSRLSPSMLRGPALKSLQNPEAPKFLDNLPEKKANLPGSSHQKQEKIRETGARGFSGLKEKTGDAAGDTSKAGSSKDHETCVNGAYLPLTSSVEEHPPKKRAFRMVADEDFDGHGEPSTPFQEAEKQNTLKVEKDVDISMRRGKKPLISSEVMASTSYIPNGDASQSTCNGSLETGRSQFSALPIEAVQQSNMPSEPTSKFIQGTEKSSISPAKLASEVEDISWEEHTKAAAVFPSTSSSPAATDLLNQNTGQSADIKLEKPSSFAFGKPTELEKTVSNSASRIESTTSAESTLNGSMFSGGANAISELSSTNSFASSSGTSSTSPFGTNWQGPNSSPAFGSSFTTSSSQTFSFGGSSAATGSSTSTPIFLSSTAPAIPQQSVFGNPAPSTTPSQSPFGNSTPGFFPPPNTNGFKNNQHMIMENSMAEDTEQANKSSMIQQPVFGQQPVSMPQLNFSFGGASATPPPSMPNPFQFGVQPVASTQQNSSLFQASPGLDFQGGRSFSLGSTGGGDKSGRRIFKAKKTNRKR, from the exons ATGTTTACCAGAAAAGACGATTATACCCTCACTAATCTGCGTCGCTTTTACGCTCCTCTCCTTTTATTTTGGTCTCGGTACGCTCCTCCCTCTCGATATCGGGCgccacaaattaaaaaaaaaataaaaaaccctAATCCCCAAATTTTTCGATTTTTCCTTTCGCGGAAAAAGttcgttgaaaaccctagattGAATCTCACGTTTTCGTTTCCGCTGATGGCGAGCGCGGCACGGGGAGAGAGCAGCAACCACCCCTACTACGGCGGCGGGTTAGGAGCCGGCGGAAAGTTCCGGAAACCGCCGGCGAGAAGGTCTCAGAAAACTCCGTATGATCGACCATCGACCTCTGTGAAGAACCCTAGAAATGGGATCGGAGAAGACAGAGGCTGGTTGTCGAAATTGGTGGATCCGGCTCAGAGGGTTATTACGTATAGCGCTCATAGGCTCTTCGCGTCTGTGTTTCGGAAACGCCTCGTCTCAGGTGAGACGCCTTTACAGTCTCCGGAGCAGAAGCAGTTTCCAGAAAGAG aTGTGATGCAGGAGGCTAAGGTTGGACACAGGGAGAATACTTCTGCT TTGTCCATGAAAAATGATGTGATTCGGGTACACGAAGCCAATGGATTAGGCAATCCAAGCAAGGATGGATTTACAGATCTTGAGAAAGTTTTGAAGGACAAAACTTTTACAAG ATCTGAAGTTGACCGATTAACTACCCTGATACGTTCGAAAGCTGCTGATTCATCCATTGTATACGGGGATCACAGAAATGAAGCGAGTGTTGCGAGATATCCACCACCACATGGGAGGGATATGGTGCATCCAGATAGTGGATTTATGAACACCCTTGTTTCAACACCTCTTGGAAGTTCGAGG GCTCTCGATGAGTGCATTGCTTCGCCGGCGCAGCTTGCAAAAGCTTACATGTGTAGCAGACCTTCAGAAGTTACTCCTATGCTGGGGCCACGTGGTCAAACGGGTAGGGAAGATTCTGTTTACCTGAACAGAACCCCATTTCCGTCAAAGTCACGTACAATGTCACTGGTACCAAAGCTTTCTGGACCAAGACCTCTGGAAAATGGTTTCCTCACCCCTAGATCTCTGGGAAGATCTGCTGTTTATAGCATGGCCAGAACACCATACTCTAGGCATCAGTCCACTGTTAAG aatGGTTCTCTTTTCCAGGCATCTCCAACCACATGGGAAGAAAGCTTAGCTTCTGGTTCTAGAAAAGGATTTCAATCG GGTCTCAAACGGAGGAGCTCAGTGTTGGATACTGATATAGGATCTGCTGGCGCTGTTAGGAGGATTCGCCAGAAATCCAACCTTTCATTTAGAAGCTTGGCTCTGCCTGTCTCGGAAAGCCCACTTTCCGTTCGTGCCAGTGGTGGACAAAACATGACGCAAACATCGAAAGATGTAGGGGATATTCCTGGTTCAAATTTTAACCTTGTCCCTTCCACGTCGAGGGAGCTGGCTTCAAAAATATTGCAGCAAGTTAATAAAATGGTTTCACCGAAGAAGAAATCACCAAGTAGGTTATCACCATCTATGCTACGAGGCCCCGCTCTCAAGAGTCTTCAGAATCCGGAGGCGCCAAAGTTCTTGGATAATCTTCCTGAGAAGAAGGCAAATTTGCCAGGTTCTAGTCATCAAAAGCAGGAAAAAATTAGAGAGACTGGTGCCAGAGGGTTTTCGGGTCTGAAAGAGAAGACTGGTGATGCTGCTGGGGACACAAGCAAAGCAGGTTCCAGTAAAGATCACGAGACTTGTGTTAATGGTGCTTATTTGCCTCTCACAAGTTCTGTGGAAGAGCATCCTCCAAAAAAACGAGCATTTCGGATGGTAGCGGATGAG GATTTTGATGGTCATGGGGAGCCATCTACTCCATTTCAAGAGGCAGAAAAACAGAATACCTTGAAAGTGGAGAAAGATGTTGATATCAGCATGCGTAGagggaagaaaccacttatttCGTCTGAGGTCATGGcctctacttcatatattcctaATGGTGACGCCTCTCAGAGTACTTGTAATGGATCTCTGGAAACTGGAAGAAGCCAATTTTCTGCTTTACCCATTGAAGCTGTTCAGCAAAGTAATATGCCCTCTGAGCCAACTTCTAAGTTCATCCAAGGGACTGAGAAGTCGAGTATTTCTCCCGCCAAGCTAGCCTCAGAAGTGGAAGATATCTCTTGGGAAGAGCATACAAAAGCTGCTGCTGTGTTTCCCAGCACCTCCTCGTCACCGGCGGCTACTGACTTACTAAATCAAAACACGGGTCAATCTGCAGATATCAAGTTAGAAAAGCCGAGCAG CTTTGCTTTTGGAAAGCCAACTGAATTAGAGAAAACTGTTAGCAACAGTGCTTCGAGAATCGAGTCAACTACCTCAGCTGAATCAACCCTCAATGGTAGTATGTTCTCAGGCGGAGCAAACGCTATCAGTGAACTGAGTTCGACAAACTCCTTTGCAAGCTCTAGTGGTACATCAAGCACTTCCCCATTTGGTACAAACTGGCAAGGTCCCAACTCTTCTCCAGCCTTTGGTTCCTCATTCACCACTTCCTCATCTCAAACCTTTTCATTTGGAGGATCTTCTGCTGCTACCGGTTCAAGCACTTCTACTCCCATCTTTCTCAGCTCAACCGCTCCTGCCATTCCTCAACAGTCAGTGTTTGGTAACCCTGCTCCCTCAACGACTCCGTCACAGTCTCCGTTTGGAAACTCAACACCCGGGTTTTTCCCACCACCAAATACAAATGGTTTCAAAAATAACCAACACATGATCATGGAAAACAGTATGGCAGAAGACACAGAGCAAGCTAATAAATCATCCATGATACAACAGCCAGTGTTTGGACAACAACCTGTGTCAATGCCTCAGCTAAACTTTTCCTTTGGCGGAGCGTCAGCAACGCCGCCTCCATCAATGCCTAACCCGTTTCAGTTTGGAGTCCAACCTGTTGCAAGCACACAACAGAACTCATCACTTTTCCAGGCATCCCCCGGTCTAGACTTCCAAGGAGGTCGGAGCTTCTCACTGGGAAGCACTGGTGGCGGTGACAAGTCAGGCCGCAGAATCTTCAAAGCGAAGAAAACCAACAGGAAGAGATAA